In one Thioclava sp. ES.031 genomic region, the following are encoded:
- a CDS encoding ABC transporter permease — MTSLAEATSREDVAGRSLWADARRRFFNNKAAIFGLGLLAFVVAFALFGNLLAAWNNSDIDYNVMGDATASAPSFANGHYFGADDLGRDLFARTVQGTQISLLVGVIGTLIAVSVGTVYGAISGYFGGRVDGFMMRLVDILLAIPYMFVLILLLVMYGRSIGMLFVGVGLISWLEMARIVRGQTLTLKNRDYVEAARAIGVPAPTIIRRHILPNLVGVVVVFATLLVPLMILTESFISFLGLGVQEPQTSLGALISEGAGTMSYGTLWQLAFPLFFFVTTLFGFYFVGDGLRDALDPKER; from the coding sequence ATGACCTCGCTCGCCGAGGCAACGAGCCGCGAAGACGTGGCGGGCCGCTCGCTCTGGGCGGATGCGCGCCGGCGGTTCTTCAACAACAAGGCGGCGATCTTCGGGCTGGGGCTGCTGGCCTTCGTCGTGGCCTTTGCGCTGTTCGGCAACCTGCTGGCAGCGTGGAACAATTCCGACATCGATTACAACGTGATGGGCGATGCGACGGCCTCCGCGCCGTCCTTCGCCAACGGCCACTATTTCGGCGCCGACGATCTGGGCCGCGACCTGTTCGCGCGCACCGTGCAGGGCACGCAGATCTCGCTGCTGGTGGGCGTGATCGGCACGCTGATCGCGGTCTCCGTGGGCACGGTCTACGGTGCAATCTCGGGCTATTTCGGAGGCCGCGTCGACGGCTTCATGATGCGCCTCGTCGATATCCTTCTGGCGATCCCCTACATGTTCGTGCTGATCCTGCTGCTGGTCATGTATGGCCGCTCGATCGGGATGCTGTTCGTGGGCGTCGGGTTGATATCCTGGCTGGAGATGGCGCGGATCGTGCGGGGGCAGACACTGACCCTGAAGAACCGCGACTATGTCGAGGCCGCGCGCGCCATCGGTGTGCCTGCGCCGACGATCATCCGCCGTCACATCCTGCCCAACCTCGTGGGCGTGGTGGTGGTCTTCGCGACGCTTCTGGTGCCGCTGATGATCCTGACGGAGAGCTTCATCTCCTTCCTCGGGCTCGGCGTGCAAGAACCGCAGACCTCGCTGGGGGCGCTGATCTCGGAAGGGGCGGGGACGATGAGCTACGGCACGCTGTGGCAGCTGGCCTTCCCGCTGTTCTTCTTCGTCACCACCCTGTTCGGTTTCTATTTCGTAGGGGACGGGCTGCGTGATGCGCTCGACCCGAAGGAGCGCTGA
- a CDS encoding oligopeptide/dipeptide ABC transporter ATP-binding protein gives MPLLEVNDLNVRFATQEGEVHAVNGVSFALERGEALGIVGESGSGKSQLSFSILGLLAANGKASGSVKFEGREILNLPEPELNKLRADRISMVFQDPMTALNPYMRISDQMAEVLMLHKGLSKRAAVAEAAQMLELVKIPDAKNRVRLFPHEFSGGMRQRVMIAMALLCKPDVLIADEPTTALDVTVQAQIMDLLGELRRELGMATVLITHDLGVVAGFCERAIVMYGGQVMEQSPVDPLFANPTHPYTKGLLAALPRLDADRAMTPIRGNPPNMTGAPKGCPFCPRCDFVEAACADVMPPLAEFAPGRARACHRSIETIEEAAA, from the coding sequence ATGCCATTGTTGGAAGTCAACGACCTCAACGTCCGGTTCGCAACGCAGGAGGGCGAGGTCCACGCCGTCAACGGCGTCAGCTTCGCATTGGAACGCGGCGAGGCGCTCGGCATCGTCGGCGAGTCCGGTTCGGGCAAATCGCAGCTCAGCTTTTCGATCCTCGGGCTGCTGGCCGCGAATGGGAAAGCCTCGGGCTCGGTGAAATTCGAGGGGCGGGAGATTTTGAACCTGCCCGAACCCGAGCTGAACAAGCTGCGCGCCGACCGGATCTCGATGGTCTTTCAGGACCCGATGACCGCGCTCAACCCCTATATGCGGATCTCGGACCAGATGGCCGAAGTGCTGATGCTGCATAAGGGGCTGAGCAAGCGCGCCGCCGTGGCCGAAGCTGCGCAAATGCTCGAACTGGTGAAGATCCCGGACGCGAAGAACCGCGTGCGCCTCTTCCCGCATGAATTCTCGGGCGGGATGCGCCAGCGCGTGATGATCGCGATGGCGCTTCTGTGCAAACCCGACGTGCTGATCGCGGACGAGCCGACGACCGCGCTCGACGTGACCGTGCAGGCGCAGATCATGGACCTGCTGGGCGAGCTGCGCCGCGAGCTGGGCATGGCCACGGTGCTGATTACCCACGACCTTGGCGTGGTCGCGGGCTTCTGCGAGCGCGCGATCGTCATGTATGGCGGTCAGGTGATGGAGCAGTCGCCCGTCGATCCCTTGTTCGCAAACCCGACCCATCCCTACACCAAGGGCTTGCTGGCCGCGCTGCCGCGTCTGGATGCGGATCGCGCGATGACCCCGATCCGGGGCAACCCGCCGAACATGACCGGCGCGCCGAAGGGCTGCCCGTTCTGTCCGCGCTGCGATTTCGTCGAAGCGGCCTGCGCCGACGTGATGCCGCCGCTGGCGGAGTTTGCGCCGGGCCGCGCCCGCGCCTGTCACCGTTCCATTGAAACGATCGAGGAGGCCGCCGCATGA
- a CDS encoding ABC transporter ATP-binding protein, producing the protein MTTPLIEARDVRVTFDIRRASDLPWTEPPKLRAVNGVSFKLEQGKTLGIVGESGCGKSTLARALIQMLPAEGEIIWQGKTDLLPLSPRQMLKYRSDIQMIFQDPLASLDPRMTVGEIIAEPLRTHRPKMGRKERKAKVREVMEKVGLLPNQINRYPHEFSGGQCQRIGIARALVVEPKLLICDEPVSALDVSIQAQVIALLEDLRRDLGLTIIFIAHDLSVVRHVCDEVMVLYLGQMMEAGATEKLFAEPQHPYTQALLSAVPIPDPEIERNKVLIALEGDLPSPLNPPSGCPLRTRCPRASEICATTPPTEEVAGRQVFCHHPGPAAEVQAVLSES; encoded by the coding sequence ATGACGACCCCGCTGATCGAGGCCCGCGACGTTCGGGTCACCTTCGACATCCGCCGCGCCTCGGACCTGCCTTGGACCGAGCCGCCGAAACTGCGCGCGGTCAATGGCGTGAGTTTCAAGCTGGAGCAGGGCAAGACGCTCGGCATCGTGGGCGAGTCCGGCTGTGGCAAGTCCACGCTGGCCCGCGCACTGATCCAGATGCTGCCCGCCGAGGGCGAGATCATCTGGCAGGGCAAGACCGATCTGCTGCCGCTCTCGCCGCGCCAGATGCTGAAATACCGCTCCGACATCCAGATGATCTTTCAGGATCCGCTGGCCTCGCTCGACCCGCGCATGACGGTGGGCGAGATCATCGCCGAGCCGCTGCGCACCCATCGCCCGAAGATGGGCCGCAAGGAGCGCAAGGCGAAGGTCCGCGAGGTGATGGAGAAGGTGGGCCTGTTGCCGAACCAGATCAACCGCTACCCGCACGAGTTCTCGGGCGGTCAGTGTCAGCGTATCGGCATCGCCCGCGCGCTGGTGGTGGAGCCGAAGCTCCTGATCTGCGACGAGCCGGTCTCCGCGCTCGATGTCTCGATCCAGGCGCAGGTGATCGCGCTTCTCGAAGACCTGCGCCGCGATCTGGGGCTGACGATCATCTTCATCGCCCATGACCTCAGCGTCGTGCGCCATGTCTGCGACGAGGTGATGGTGCTCTATCTGGGCCAGATGATGGAGGCGGGCGCGACCGAGAAGCTCTTCGCCGAACCGCAGCACCCCTATACGCAGGCGCTGCTCTCGGCGGTGCCGATCCCCGATCCGGAGATCGAGCGCAACAAGGTGCTGATCGCGCTGGAAGGCGATCTGCCGAGCCCGCTCAACCCGCCATCGGGCTGCCCGCTGCGCACTCGCTGCCCGCGCGCAAGCGAGATCTGCGCCACGACCCCGCCCACCGAAGAGGTCGCCGGACGGCAGGTCTTCTGCCACCATCCCGGCCCTGCCGCGGAAGTGCAGGCGGTGCTCTCGGAGAGCTGA
- a CDS encoding bifunctional 2',3'-cyclic-nucleotide 2'-phosphodiesterase/3'-nucleotidase, whose product MSLISRRHFLITTTAAGGLVMVHPFTARAAEGQAHLRLLCTTDVHCHIRPYDYYADKPVDTVGLSRTATLIQGVRAEAANTMMFDNGDYMQGNPMADYIAYSKGMKEGDTHPVIAGMNLLGYDCGTLGNHEFNYGMDFLKKVNDRANFPMVCANFAHKLGASPREDDLYLPPYLILDRDLTDGAGNKMPIRIGVIGFVPPQIMQWDRAHLEGNYQTRDIVEAAKAWVPQIKEEGADLIVALAHTGIDNGPHSDGMENAAFYLAGVDGIDAVITGHQHLNFPGKDFSGPGIDNDKGTLQGKPAVQAGFWGNHMGLIDLMLSRDGGKWKIDTHTSEIRPIFARGEDRSITPLTTDYKPILAATDQVHEETLKYVRAKVGETEAPLYSYFALVADDPSVQIVSNAQLWYVKKLLEGTPEGKLPLLSAAAPFKAGGRGGPDYFTDVPKGPVAIKNVSDLYLYPNTLQAVKVTGAQVKDWLERSAGMFNQIEPGAKDATLLNPDFPSYNFDVIDGVTYQIDITQPAKFDKDGAVVNADTNRIVDLKYDGKPIDPKAEFVIATNNYRASGGGSFPGADGSTVIYRAPDTNRDVIVRYIHDKGTINPKADANWSFAPADGATVLFETGPKAQDYLEDVKSRGLDVEPAGDGEGGFALYRITL is encoded by the coding sequence ATGTCGCTTATTTCGCGTCGCCATTTCCTGATTACCACCACCGCTGCGGGCGGGCTCGTGATGGTCCATCCCTTCACTGCGCGCGCCGCCGAAGGGCAGGCCCACCTGCGCCTTCTGTGCACCACCGATGTTCACTGCCACATCCGGCCCTATGACTATTACGCCGACAAGCCCGTCGACACTGTCGGCCTGTCGCGCACCGCGACGCTCATCCAGGGGGTGCGCGCGGAGGCCGCCAACACGATGATGTTCGACAATGGCGACTACATGCAGGGCAACCCGATGGCCGATTACATCGCCTATTCCAAGGGGATGAAAGAGGGCGACACCCACCCGGTCATCGCGGGGATGAACCTGCTGGGCTACGATTGCGGCACGCTGGGCAATCACGAATTCAACTACGGGATGGATTTCCTCAAGAAGGTGAACGACCGCGCGAATTTCCCGATGGTCTGCGCGAACTTCGCCCATAAGCTCGGGGCGTCTCCGCGTGAGGATGATCTCTACCTGCCGCCCTACCTGATCCTCGATCGCGACCTGACCGACGGGGCGGGGAACAAGATGCCGATCCGCATCGGCGTGATCGGCTTCGTGCCGCCGCAGATCATGCAATGGGACCGCGCGCATCTCGAAGGCAACTACCAGACCCGCGACATCGTGGAGGCCGCGAAAGCCTGGGTGCCGCAGATCAAGGAAGAGGGCGCCGATCTCATCGTGGCGCTCGCCCATACGGGCATCGACAACGGCCCGCACAGCGACGGGATGGAGAACGCGGCCTTCTACCTCGCGGGCGTGGACGGTATCGACGCGGTGATCACCGGGCACCAGCACCTGAACTTCCCCGGCAAGGATTTCTCCGGCCCCGGCATCGACAACGACAAGGGCACGCTGCAGGGCAAACCGGCGGTGCAGGCGGGCTTCTGGGGCAACCATATGGGCCTGATCGACCTGATGCTGAGCCGCGACGGCGGCAAGTGGAAGATCGACACCCATACCTCGGAAATTCGTCCGATCTTCGCGCGTGGCGAGGACCGCTCGATCACGCCGCTGACCACCGATTACAAGCCGATCCTCGCCGCCACCGATCAGGTGCACGAAGAGACGCTGAAATATGTCCGCGCGAAGGTCGGCGAGACCGAGGCGCCGCTTTACTCCTACTTCGCGCTGGTGGCTGACGATCCGTCGGTGCAGATCGTCTCGAATGCGCAGCTTTGGTATGTGAAGAAGCTGCTGGAGGGCACGCCCGAAGGCAAGCTGCCGCTCCTCTCGGCGGCGGCGCCGTTCAAGGCGGGCGGGCGCGGCGGCCCGGATTACTTCACCGACGTTCCGAAAGGCCCGGTGGCAATCAAGAACGTCTCCGACCTCTACCTCTATCCGAACACCTTGCAGGCGGTGAAAGTGACCGGCGCGCAGGTGAAGGACTGGCTGGAGCGCTCCGCGGGCATGTTCAACCAGATCGAGCCGGGCGCGAAGGATGCCACGCTGCTGAACCCCGATTTCCCGTCCTACAATTTCGACGTGATCGACGGGGTGACCTATCAGATCGACATCACCCAGCCCGCCAAGTTCGACAAGGACGGCGCGGTGGTGAACGCCGATACGAACCGCATCGTCGATCTGAAATATGACGGCAAGCCGATCGACCCGAAGGCCGAGTTCGTGATCGCCACGAACAACTACCGCGCGTCGGGTGGCGGCAGCTTCCCCGGCGCGGATGGCTCGACGGTGATCTACCGCGCGCCCGACACCAACCGCGACGTGATCGTGCGCTATATCCACGACAAGGGCACGATCAACCCGAAGGCGGATGCCAACTGGTCCTTCGCGCCGGCGGATGGTGCGACCGTGCTGTTCGAGACCGGGCCCAAGGCGCAGGACTATCTCGAAGACGTCAAATCGCGCGGTCTGGATGTCGAACCGGCGGGCGATGGCGAGGGGGGCTTCGCGCTCTATCGCATCACGCTGTGA